From the genome of Pseudomonas sp. TMP9, one region includes:
- a CDS encoding DUF1631 domain-containing protein, translating into MKTDANVVHLSKVSTEQSPTSPVGRLPVALTNVRDKAAQQLKTALQALFDNADDTLFEMADRATSNAEQNAFFEAMRDLRLKRKNIERGFLQKVFEAFATLNQYEIGKPAPLDAVSFDALSLVQNDALEESVALDSMVAKVLSRDATALSHLTTRFNAMVSKKLDDKSNPIGPTSLCGFFLDACSSLGVEIKVKLIILKLFEKYVLSGLDHLYAEANQALIATGVLPELKSAPARRNPSRASASARGAGQDEPSELSAEFADEGVQEVFGALQELLSQARGTASPRRNRPADAMPISSNDLMRLLSHMQQRAPAQVSDDFDLREQLEGLLTRASAKAGKARVVGEVDEDVINLVSMLFEFILDDRTLPDSLKALIGRLQIPMLKVAVIDKTFFSRGSHPARRLLNEIASAALGWGEHDDEQRDSLYQKIEQIVQRLLNDFVDDPLIFSELLADFLAFTGDERRRSELLEQRTRDAEEGSAKAALARREVEQALNQRLLGKTLPEVVVRLLQEAWSKVLMLTCLKHGVESAQWQTALATMDDLVWSVEHHDQPEARMQLLEMVPSLLKALREGMASAAFDPFSTGEFFSQLEALHVQAFQRFKRNLPEENLQADVPVLVEFDEAQRATLAEVGIELPLLDLPAEEAVTEPAMIEVVEEIILLAPGELRAAEAEISLPDDDEALIQVDNLRVGSWVEFQEDEEHKLRCKLAAVIKPTGKYIFVNRTGMKVLEKTRMGLAVEFRRSAIRLLDDALLFDRALESVIGNLRRLKGT; encoded by the coding sequence ATGAAGACTGATGCGAATGTGGTGCACCTGAGTAAGGTGAGCACTGAGCAATCGCCCACTTCGCCAGTAGGAAGACTGCCTGTGGCGCTGACAAATGTGCGTGACAAAGCGGCGCAACAGCTGAAAACAGCGTTGCAGGCGCTGTTTGATAATGCCGACGATACGCTGTTCGAGATGGCCGACCGCGCCACCAGCAATGCTGAGCAAAATGCCTTTTTCGAGGCCATGCGTGATTTGCGCTTGAAGCGTAAAAACATCGAGCGCGGCTTTTTGCAGAAGGTGTTTGAAGCCTTCGCCACCCTTAACCAATATGAAATCGGCAAGCCAGCGCCTTTGGATGCGGTGTCGTTTGATGCCTTGTCGCTGGTGCAGAACGATGCGCTGGAAGAGTCTGTAGCGTTGGATTCCATGGTGGCCAAGGTGCTGAGCCGTGACGCTACGGCGCTGAGTCACCTGACCACGCGCTTTAACGCCATGGTCAGCAAGAAACTGGATGACAAGAGCAATCCGATTGGCCCAACCAGCCTCTGTGGGTTCTTTTTGGATGCTTGCAGCAGCTTGGGCGTGGAGATCAAGGTCAAGCTGATCATCCTTAAGCTGTTTGAGAAGTACGTGCTCAGCGGCCTTGATCATTTGTATGCCGAAGCCAACCAAGCGTTGATCGCTACGGGTGTGTTGCCTGAGCTCAAATCCGCGCCGGCGCGGCGAAACCCGTCGCGTGCGAGTGCCTCAGCCCGAGGCGCGGGGCAGGATGAGCCTTCTGAATTGTCTGCTGAGTTTGCTGATGAAGGTGTGCAGGAGGTGTTTGGTGCGCTGCAGGAGCTGCTTTCGCAAGCACGCGGCACAGCAAGCCCGCGGCGCAACCGGCCGGCAGACGCGATGCCGATCTCCAGCAATGACCTGATGCGCCTGCTCTCGCACATGCAGCAGCGTGCGCCGGCGCAGGTGAGTGATGATTTTGATTTACGTGAGCAGCTTGAAGGTTTGCTGACCCGTGCCAGCGCTAAAGCCGGTAAGGCGCGCGTGGTGGGTGAGGTTGATGAAGACGTTATCAATCTGGTGTCGATGCTGTTTGAGTTCATCCTCGATGACCGCACCTTACCGGACTCGCTCAAGGCGCTGATCGGCCGTTTGCAAATCCCGATGCTAAAAGTGGCGGTGATCGACAAAACCTTCTTTAGCCGTGGCAGTCATCCTGCTCGGCGTTTGCTCAATGAAATTGCCTCTGCCGCCTTGGGTTGGGGTGAGCATGACGATGAACAGCGTGACAGCCTGTATCAAAAAATTGAGCAGATTGTGCAGCGTCTACTCAATGACTTTGTCGACGATCCGCTGATTTTCTCTGAACTGCTGGCTGACTTTTTGGCCTTTACCGGCGATGAGCGCCGCCGCAGTGAGCTGCTTGAACAACGCACCCGCGATGCCGAAGAAGGCAGCGCCAAGGCTGCGTTAGCACGGCGCGAAGTGGAGCAGGCGTTGAATCAGCGGTTGCTCGGTAAGACTCTGCCGGAAGTGGTGGTGCGCTTGCTGCAAGAAGCCTGGAGCAAGGTGCTGATGCTCACCTGCTTAAAGCATGGCGTGGAGTCCGCGCAGTGGCAGACCGCGTTGGCAACCATGGATGACTTGGTGTGGAGTGTTGAGCACCATGACCAACCAGAAGCACGCATGCAATTGCTTGAGATGGTGCCAAGCTTGCTTAAAGCGCTGCGTGAAGGCATGGCCAGTGCGGCGTTTGATCCGTTCTCCACAGGTGAGTTTTTCAGTCAACTGGAAGCCCTGCATGTGCAAGCCTTCCAGCGCTTTAAGCGCAATTTGCCTGAAGAAAATCTGCAGGCCGATGTGCCGGTGCTTGTCGAGTTTGATGAGGCGCAACGGGCGACGCTGGCGGAAGTCGGGATTGAGCTGCCATTGCTAGACCTGCCCGCTGAAGAAGCCGTTACAGAGCCAGCGATGATTGAGGTGGTTGAAGAAATCATCCTGCTGGCGCCCGGTGAGCTGCGCGCCGCTGAAGCGGAAATCAGCCTGCCAGACGACGACGAAGCGCTTATCCAGGTGGACAACCTGCGGGTCGGCAGTTGGGTTGAGTTTCAGGAAGATGAAGAGCACAAACTGCGCTGCAAGTTAGCTGCGGTGATCAAACCGACCGGCAAGTACATCTTCGTCAACCGTACCGGCATGAAGGTGCTGGAAAAAACCCGCATGGGTTTGGCCGTCGAGTTCCGTCGCAGCGCTATTCGTTTGTTGGACGATGCACTGCTGTTTGACCGGGCGTTGGAATCTGTGATTGGCAACCTGCGTAGGCTCAAAGGCACTTGA
- the nadC gene encoding carboxylating nicotinate-nucleotide diphosphorylase, which yields MPNLILADLAHEIEANVRRALAEDIGSGDITAQLIPAERLAHAKVITRETAIICGTAWVDAVFRQLDPRVAVHWHVEDGQRAEANQVLFELEGPARALLSGERSALNFLQTLSAVATRCQHYAALVQGTGVKLLDTRKTLPGLRLAQKYAVTQGGCHNHRIGLYDAFLIKENHIAACGGIAHAITAAHKIAPRKPVEVEVESLQELREALDAGADIIMLDELSLDEMREAVGITRGRAKLEASGGVNENTLRAIADTGVDYVSIGALTKDVKAVDLSMRVINNLLKE from the coding sequence ATGCCTAACCTTATCCTTGCCGACCTCGCCCACGAAATCGAGGCCAACGTGCGCCGCGCACTGGCAGAGGATATCGGCAGCGGCGACATCACGGCGCAGTTGATACCGGCCGAGCGCCTAGCGCATGCCAAGGTCATCACCCGCGAAACCGCGATCATCTGCGGCACCGCCTGGGTGGATGCGGTATTCCGCCAGCTCGACCCTCGGGTTGCCGTGCATTGGCATGTTGAGGATGGTCAACGCGCCGAAGCCAACCAGGTGTTGTTTGAACTAGAAGGCCCGGCCCGCGCCCTGCTGAGCGGCGAACGCAGTGCACTGAACTTCCTGCAAACCCTCTCCGCTGTCGCCACTCGCTGCCAGCACTATGCAGCCCTTGTGCAAGGCACCGGCGTCAAACTGCTAGACACCCGCAAAACCTTACCCGGCCTGCGACTGGCGCAAAAATACGCCGTCACCCAAGGCGGCTGCCACAACCACCGCATCGGCCTGTACGACGCCTTCCTTATTAAAGAAAACCACATCGCCGCCTGCGGCGGTATCGCCCACGCCATCACCGCCGCGCACAAAATCGCCCCCCGCAAGCCGGTGGAAGTCGAAGTGGAAAGCTTGCAGGAACTACGCGAGGCACTGGATGCGGGAGCCGACATCATCATGCTCGACGAACTAAGCTTGGATGAAATGCGCGAAGCGGTTGGCATTACCCGAGGTCGTGCCAAGCTAGAGGCCTCGGGTGGCGTTAATGAAAACACCTTGAGGGCGATTGCGGATACAGGCGTTGATTACGTGTCGATTGGCGCGCTGACCAAGGATGTAAAGGCGGTGGATTTGTCGATGAGAGTAATCAATAATCTTCTCAAAGAGTAG
- the tfpZ gene encoding TfpX/TfpZ family type IV pilin accessory protein, with amino-acid sequence MALITRFHSAAAASGMHLLASLFVAVCCAALVFGLWYPFPYSDLAGGKELFFLVVAVDVVCGPLLTFLIFNPAKPRVELYVDIALIVLLQVGALAYGLFSIVEARPVFLAFEGDQFKVVSVPDVQFEDINSAPPSLRKFSLTGPVLIGVKLSSPSDSDYVDSIKLALNGLPPAFRPARWVDFDSQSEQVVKLAVPLAELRKKHPLKQNVIDEALVASGLSEGDLGYLPLTVSGRSDWVVIVSLVDGMPRLYLPLDGW; translated from the coding sequence GTGGCTTTAATTACAAGATTTCATTCTGCCGCCGCCGCTAGTGGTATGCATTTGTTGGCGAGTCTTTTTGTTGCTGTGTGCTGCGCGGCATTGGTTTTTGGTCTTTGGTACCCGTTCCCGTACTCAGACTTGGCAGGAGGGAAAGAGCTTTTTTTTCTGGTAGTGGCTGTGGATGTAGTTTGCGGTCCTTTGCTGACTTTTTTGATTTTTAATCCCGCTAAGCCTAGGGTTGAGTTGTACGTTGATATTGCTTTAATCGTTTTATTGCAAGTTGGGGCGTTAGCCTATGGCTTATTCTCTATCGTGGAAGCTCGTCCGGTTTTTCTGGCCTTTGAAGGAGATCAGTTTAAGGTTGTAAGTGTCCCTGATGTGCAGTTCGAAGATATAAATTCTGCCCCGCCAAGCTTGCGGAAATTTAGCCTCACTGGCCCTGTGCTGATCGGTGTTAAATTATCATCTCCGTCAGATAGTGATTATGTTGATAGTATCAAGTTAGCCTTAAATGGTTTACCGCCTGCTTTTAGGCCTGCTCGATGGGTTGATTTTGATTCGCAAAGCGAGCAAGTGGTTAAGTTAGCAGTTCCACTTGCTGAGTTGCGTAAGAAGCACCCGCTTAAGCAGAATGTTATTGATGAAGCGCTCGTCGCTTCTGGGTTGTCTGAAGGCGATCTTGGATATTTGCCTTTGACAGTGAGTGGGCGTAGTGATTGGGTTGTAATTGTATCGCTCGTTGATGGGATGCCTAGGCTCTATTTACCCTTAGATGGTTGGTAG
- a CDS encoding pilin → MKAQMQKGFTLIELMIVVAIIGILAAVALPAYQDYTTRARVTEGLNLASSAKINVADVLASGNPGADALGYNIGYTSPAATRNTTSVNITAATGVITITTTAAAGGGTIIMTPNAPVGTILPVGTAAFTPPAEAVSWRCMAAGAAAAGFGGTAAGTLPARFAPAECK, encoded by the coding sequence ATGAAAGCTCAAATGCAGAAAGGCTTTACCCTGATTGAACTGATGATTGTTGTAGCGATTATCGGTATTTTGGCTGCTGTTGCACTTCCGGCTTATCAGGATTACACCACTCGCGCCCGTGTAACTGAGGGTTTGAACCTGGCGTCATCCGCCAAGATTAACGTTGCAGACGTTTTGGCTTCTGGCAATCCCGGTGCTGATGCTCTTGGTTATAACATCGGCTACACCAGCCCTGCTGCCACACGTAACACGACTAGCGTCAATATCACTGCGGCTACTGGCGTGATTACGATAACAACAACTGCTGCTGCTGGTGGCGGCACTATTATCATGACCCCGAACGCTCCTGTAGGTACTATTCTGCCTGTAGGTACCGCAGCATTTACGCCACCAGCTGAAGCTGTTTCCTGGCGCTGCATGGCTGCTGGTGCTGCCGCCGCTGGTTTTGGTGGTACCGCTGCAGGTACTTTGCCAGCGCGTTTTGCTCCTGCAGAATGCAAGTAA
- the pilB gene encoding type IV-A pilus assembly ATPase PilB: protein MNDSVSLTGLARQMVLAELLDEKTAQQAQAQAQRNKLSLVTYLVQNKLVKSRVLAELASEQFGVSFVDLNAIDKESQPKELVTEKLIRQHRVLPLWRRGNKLFVAVSDPTNHQAITDVQFSTGMNTESILVEDDKLGDAIEKFFDSTGSGMEDLADVDLDGLDVEAVSDDKEVTGDGNSADDAPVVRFVNKMLLDAIKKGSSDLHFEPYEKTYRVRFRTDGILQEIARPPIQLSPRISARLKVMAGLDISERRRPQDGRIKMRISKTKSIDFRVSTCPTLWGEKIVMRILDSASAQMGIDALGYEESQKALYMAALKQPQGMILVTGPTGSGKTVSLYTGLNILNTTDVNISTAEDPVEINLEGINQVNVNPKQGMDFTAALKSFLRQDPDIIMVGEIRDLDTASIAIKAAQTGHMVMSTLHTNSAAETLTRLRNMGVPSFNIATSVNLIIAQRLARKLCSSCKKEIQIPREALLEEGFPEDKIGTFKIYEPVGCENCNGGYKGRVGIYEVVKNTPALQRIIMEEGNSIDISIQMRKDGFNDLRTSALLKAMQGVTSLAEVNRVTKD from the coding sequence ATGAACGATAGCGTGTCCCTTACCGGCCTGGCCCGGCAGATGGTGTTAGCAGAACTGCTGGATGAAAAAACCGCGCAACAGGCGCAAGCCCAAGCGCAGCGCAATAAGCTGTCGCTGGTGACCTACCTGGTGCAGAACAAGCTGGTGAAGAGCCGAGTATTGGCCGAACTGGCCAGCGAGCAATTTGGTGTGTCCTTTGTTGACCTGAATGCCATCGACAAAGAAAGCCAGCCAAAAGAGCTGGTAACCGAAAAGCTGATTCGTCAGCACCGCGTCCTGCCGCTGTGGCGGCGGGGCAACAAGCTGTTTGTCGCGGTATCCGACCCCACCAACCACCAAGCCATCACCGACGTTCAGTTCAGCACCGGGATGAACACCGAGTCGATTCTGGTCGAGGATGACAAACTCGGTGACGCCATCGAGAAATTTTTTGATTCCACCGGCAGCGGTATGGAGGACTTGGCAGACGTTGATTTAGACGGCCTAGATGTTGAGGCCGTCAGTGATGACAAGGAAGTTACGGGCGACGGCAACTCCGCCGATGACGCGCCGGTGGTGCGCTTTGTAAATAAGATGCTGCTCGACGCCATCAAAAAAGGCTCCTCCGACCTGCACTTTGAGCCTTATGAGAAGACCTACCGGGTGCGCTTTCGCACCGATGGTATTTTGCAAGAAATCGCCCGCCCACCCATCCAGCTCTCGCCACGCATCTCTGCGCGCTTGAAAGTAATGGCCGGCTTGGATATTTCCGAGCGGCGCAGGCCGCAGGATGGGCGCATCAAGATGCGCATCTCGAAAACTAAATCCATCGACTTTCGCGTCAGCACCTGCCCAACGCTGTGGGGCGAAAAGATCGTCATGCGGATTCTCGATTCCGCCAGCGCACAGATGGGCATTGATGCGCTGGGTTATGAAGAGTCGCAAAAAGCGCTTTACATGGCCGCACTCAAGCAACCGCAGGGCATGATTTTGGTCACGGGCCCCACCGGCTCCGGCAAAACCGTATCGCTGTACACCGGCTTGAATATTCTCAACACCACGGACGTGAATATCTCCACGGCGGAAGACCCTGTGGAGATCAACCTCGAGGGCATTAACCAGGTCAACGTCAACCCCAAGCAGGGCATGGACTTTACCGCCGCACTGAAATCCTTCCTACGGCAAGACCCGGACATCATCATGGTCGGGGAGATTCGTGACCTGGATACCGCCTCTATTGCCATCAAGGCCGCACAAACCGGACACATGGTGATGTCGACCCTGCACACCAACAGCGCCGCAGAAACCCTGACCCGCCTGCGCAATATGGGCGTACCGTCGTTTAACATCGCCACCTCGGTGAATCTGATCATCGCCCAACGTTTGGCGCGCAAGCTGTGCAGCAGCTGCAAGAAGGAAATCCAGATCCCCCGCGAGGCCCTGTTAGAGGAAGGCTTCCCGGAAGACAAGATCGGCACCTTTAAAATTTACGAGCCGGTGGGCTGCGAAAATTGCAACGGCGGTTACAAAGGCCGTGTCGGAATTTATGAAGTGGTTAAAAACACGCCTGCCCTGCAACGGATTATCATGGAAGAAGGCAACTCGATTGATATCTCCATCCAGATGCGCAAAGACGGCTTTAATGACCTGCGAACCTCAGCCTTGCTGAAGGCCATGCAAGGCGTGACCAGCCTCGCTGAAGTGAACCGAGTGACAAAGGACTAA
- a CDS encoding type II secretion system F family protein, producing the protein MAVKALKTSTFAWEGTNKQGAKIKGEVSGQNPALVKAQLRKQGINPTKVRKKSASLFSAGKKIKPMDIALFARQMATMMKAGVPLLQSFDIIAEGVDNPNMRKLVDDIKQHVAAGNSFAASLRTRPEYFDDLFCNLVDAGEQAGALENLLDRVATYKEKTEALKSKIKKAMNYPIAVVLVAVIVSAILLIKVVPQFESVFANFGAELPAFTQFVIGISQGLQKWWFIILVGFFAVGFTFVETKKRSEKLRNWLDRTALKAPIVGDIIYKSSVARYARTLATTFAAGVPLVEALDSVAGATGNIVFKNAVNKIKQDVSAGMQLNFSMRSTAVFPSMAIQMTAIGEESGALDMMLDKVASYYEAEVDNAVDGLTSLMEPLIMSVLGVLVGGLIIAMYLPIFQLGAVV; encoded by the coding sequence ATGGCTGTTAAAGCACTAAAAACCAGCACCTTTGCCTGGGAAGGCACCAACAAGCAGGGTGCCAAAATAAAAGGTGAAGTCAGCGGCCAGAACCCCGCCTTGGTCAAAGCGCAGCTGCGTAAGCAGGGCATTAACCCAACCAAGGTCCGCAAAAAGTCTGCCTCGCTGTTCAGCGCGGGGAAAAAGATTAAACCCATGGACATTGCGCTGTTTGCCCGGCAAATGGCCACGATGATGAAGGCTGGCGTACCGCTGCTGCAGTCCTTTGACATTATTGCCGAGGGTGTGGACAACCCGAACATGCGCAAGCTGGTGGATGACATCAAACAGCATGTAGCAGCCGGTAATAGCTTTGCGGCCTCCCTGCGAACTCGACCTGAATATTTTGATGATCTATTTTGCAACTTGGTCGATGCCGGCGAGCAAGCAGGCGCACTGGAAAACCTACTGGATCGCGTTGCAACCTACAAAGAAAAGACCGAAGCACTCAAGTCAAAAATCAAAAAAGCGATGAATTACCCCATCGCAGTAGTATTGGTGGCGGTGATTGTGTCGGCTATTTTGCTGATCAAAGTGGTGCCGCAATTCGAGTCGGTATTTGCTAACTTTGGCGCTGAACTGCCGGCCTTTACGCAGTTTGTAATCGGTATTTCTCAAGGGCTTCAAAAATGGTGGTTTATCATTCTGGTTGGTTTCTTCGCTGTAGGTTTTACTTTTGTTGAGACCAAGAAACGCTCGGAAAAACTCCGTAACTGGCTCGACCGCACGGCACTGAAAGCGCCGATTGTCGGTGACATCATCTACAAGTCATCTGTTGCTCGGTATGCCCGCACCCTGGCCACCACCTTCGCCGCCGGTGTGCCGCTGGTAGAAGCGCTGGATTCTGTAGCCGGCGCCACTGGTAATATCGTGTTTAAGAATGCTGTGAATAAAATCAAGCAAGATGTCAGCGCCGGTATGCAGCTGAACTTCTCCATGCGCAGCACGGCAGTATTCCCTTCAATGGCCATCCAGATGACTGCCATTGGTGAAGAGTCCGGCGCGCTGGACATGATGCTGGACAAAGTCGCCAGCTATTATGAGGCTGAGGTGGATAACGCTGTGGACGGTTTGACCAGCCTTATGGAACCGCTGATTATGTCAGTGCTCGGCGTGCTGGTCGGCGGCCTGATCATTGCCATGTACCTGCCTATCTTCCAACTGGGTGCTGTTGTTTAA
- a CDS encoding A24 family peptidase encodes MSVIDFLASHVLAFVLCALLIGLLVGSFLNVVIYRLPKMMQRDWREQAREILELPGETQSEIFNLVLPNSQCPHCAHEIKPWENIPVISYLFLRGKCASCKAPISLRYPLVELTCGVLSAYIAWHFGFTWQAGAMLVLTWGLLAMSLIDVDHQVLPDSLVLPLLWLGLIANSFGLFTSLENALWGAVAGYLSLWSVYWLFKLVTGKEGMGYGDFKLLAMLGAWGGWQVLPLTILLSSIVGAVLGLIMLRLRNAETSAPIPFGPYLAIAGWIALLWGEQITTSYLQIAGF; translated from the coding sequence ATGTCCGTCATCGACTTTTTGGCCAGCCATGTGCTGGCCTTTGTTTTATGCGCGCTGCTAATCGGCTTGCTGGTCGGCAGCTTCCTCAATGTGGTGATTTATCGCCTGCCGAAAATGATGCAACGCGATTGGCGCGAGCAGGCCCGTGAGATATTGGAATTACCTGGCGAAACCCAGTCTGAAATATTCAACTTAGTACTGCCTAATTCGCAGTGCCCACACTGCGCCCACGAAATAAAGCCATGGGAAAATATCCCGGTTATCAGTTATCTGTTTTTGCGCGGCAAATGCGCCAGCTGCAAAGCGCCGATCAGCCTGCGATACCCGCTGGTTGAGCTGACCTGCGGTGTGCTATCGGCTTATATCGCCTGGCATTTCGGTTTTACCTGGCAGGCCGGCGCGATGCTGGTGCTGACTTGGGGTTTGCTGGCGATGAGCTTGATCGATGTTGATCATCAAGTGTTGCCGGACTCATTGGTATTGCCGCTGCTGTGGCTTGGTTTGATTGCCAATAGCTTTGGTTTGTTTACCAGCTTGGAAAATGCACTCTGGGGCGCGGTTGCGGGTTACCTGAGCTTATGGTCGGTGTATTGGCTGTTTAAGCTGGTGACGGGCAAGGAAGGCATGGGTTATGGCGACTTCAAACTACTGGCCATGCTGGGCGCGTGGGGCGGCTGGCAGGTCTTGCCGCTGACCATCCTGCTGTCCTCAATTGTCGGTGCGGTACTAGGCCTGATTATGCTCCGCCTGCGCAACGCCGAAACCAGCGCGCCCATCCCCTTCGGCCCCTACCTAGCTATAGCCGGCTGGATTGCCCTGCTCTGGGGCGAGCAAATCACCACCAGCTACCTGCAGATAGCTGGTTTCTAG
- the coaE gene encoding dephospho-CoA kinase (Dephospho-CoA kinase (CoaE) performs the final step in coenzyme A biosynthesis.) — translation MSTKPWILGLTGGIGSGKSAVAQHFIDLGVHLVDADHAARWVVEPGKPALAKIVEHFGAEVLQADGQLDRTALRHRVFADAAERRWLEALLHPLIGQEIIQYLARAESPYAILVSPLLIESGQYRLTQRILVVDAPEHLQLERTMARDQSSSDQVQAILQAQASREERLRHAQDVLLNDQGLHGLQAEVERLHTFYLTLRGGQA, via the coding sequence TTGAGTACAAAACCCTGGATTCTTGGCCTTACTGGCGGCATTGGCAGCGGTAAGAGTGCTGTTGCTCAGCACTTTATCGACCTCGGCGTGCATCTGGTCGACGCCGATCATGCTGCGCGCTGGGTGGTTGAACCTGGCAAGCCAGCGCTGGCAAAAATCGTCGAGCACTTTGGCGCAGAGGTGTTGCAGGCCGATGGCCAACTTGATCGCACAGCATTGCGCCACAGAGTGTTTGCCGATGCGGCTGAGCGGCGCTGGCTGGAGGCGTTGCTACACCCGCTGATCGGTCAGGAAATCATCCAGTACCTGGCGCGCGCCGAGTCGCCCTATGCCATTTTGGTGTCGCCGCTGCTGATTGAGTCCGGCCAGTACCGACTGACGCAGCGCATACTGGTGGTGGACGCGCCCGAGCACCTGCAACTAGAGCGCACCATGGCCCGCGACCAAAGCTCCAGCGATCAAGTGCAGGCTATTCTCCAGGCCCAAGCCAGCCGCGAAGAGCGCCTGCGCCATGCACAGGATGTATTGCTTAACGACCAAGGCCTGCACGGACTGCAAGCTGAAGTGGAACGGCTGCACACCTTTTATCTGACATTACGCGGAGGCCAAGCATGA
- the yacG gene encoding DNA gyrase inhibitor YacG, translating into MSTPTLIPCPTCNAPVEWGPQSPSRPFCSERCKLVDLGAWASEEHAIAGNPLEDDLFSGELPPREH; encoded by the coding sequence ATGAGCACGCCCACCTTAATCCCTTGCCCGACTTGCAACGCGCCCGTCGAGTGGGGCCCGCAAAGCCCGAGCCGACCCTTCTGCTCGGAACGTTGCAAGCTGGTTGACCTCGGTGCTTGGGCCTCGGAAGAGCACGCGATTGCCGGCAACCCACTGGAAGACGATCTATTCTCTGGCGAACTACCGCCGCGCGAGCACTAG
- a CDS encoding energy-coupling factor ABC transporter permease, with the protein MIAAHLLSSTSQIVGWLIYVPLLCWAIWRTPWVELASDVRRQHLLGGTAVALFVLWLVRRDFDSGLSYHFIGMTAVTLLLDWPLAMLVGLIAQLGLLALGKHDLAALGINGVLLVVIPVWVTEACALWVEKKKPSNLFVYIFFNGFFAAALATLLCIVAAFALLWMDGLFPMPPWLEDFIGYLWLVIFPEAFINGMLVTALVVFYPDWLETFNRTRYLAAPWKDDDPQR; encoded by the coding sequence ATGATCGCCGCACACTTGCTGTCTTCCACCAGTCAGATAGTCGGCTGGCTGATTTATGTGCCGCTGCTGTGTTGGGCCATCTGGCGAACCCCATGGGTCGAGCTGGCCAGCGATGTGCGCCGCCAGCACTTGCTCGGCGGTACGGCGGTCGCGTTGTTTGTGCTGTGGTTGGTGCGCCGCGATTTCGACTCGGGCCTGTCTTATCACTTTATCGGCATGACGGCCGTGACCTTGTTACTGGACTGGCCGCTGGCCATGCTGGTGGGCCTGATCGCCCAGCTGGGTTTACTTGCACTGGGTAAGCATGACCTTGCTGCGCTGGGTATTAATGGTGTGTTGTTGGTGGTGATCCCCGTGTGGGTGACCGAAGCCTGCGCGCTTTGGGTTGAGAAGAAAAAACCGAGCAATCTATTCGTTTACATCTTTTTCAATGGCTTCTTTGCAGCAGCACTGGCGACATTACTGTGTATCGTTGCGGCCTTCGCCCTGCTGTGGATGGATGGCTTATTCCCCATGCCGCCCTGGCTGGAAGATTTTATCGGCTACCTCTGGCTGGTGATTTTCCCCGAGGCATTTATCAACGGCATGCTGGTGACGGCGTTGGTGGTGTTTTATCCAGACTGGCTGGAAACCTTCAACCGCACGCGCTATCTCGCCGCGCCCTGGAAGGATGATGATCCGCAGCGCTGA
- a CDS encoding DUF1780 domain-containing protein: MDDSDYLRLLTHQAEQANAFLSNARKWERERWVCQRLLQALNVSHRLDEFSAAGHEPPDVLFRDASFEVFFVLDEGRRLNDEWRAEVERRRSAFSLSQLVRREAKPKRIAVAELQQRLTPTLRKKAHNYKERGLDLGELDLLAYVNLKRAVPDFNSHFPPPTEFLRQGWRSLSLIGPTFARVLFAHTDAPDFLRNNLGRSVLFDVGVSL, from the coding sequence ATGGATGACTCTGATTACCTGCGCCTGCTGACGCACCAAGCCGAACAAGCCAACGCCTTCCTCTCCAATGCCCGTAAATGGGAGCGCGAGCGCTGGGTTTGCCAGCGCCTGCTGCAGGCCTTGAATGTGAGCCATCGGTTAGATGAGTTCAGCGCCGCTGGCCATGAGCCGCCTGACGTGTTGTTCCGCGACGCCAGCTTTGAGGTGTTCTTCGTCCTCGACGAGGGCCGCCGTCTAAATGATGAATGGCGCGCGGAAGTGGAGCGGCGGCGCAGCGCGTTTTCCCTCAGCCAGTTAGTGCGACGTGAAGCTAAGCCCAAGCGCATCGCTGTGGCCGAGTTGCAGCAGCGGCTGACGCCCACCCTGCGCAAGAAAGCTCATAACTACAAGGAGCGCGGCCTCGACTTGGGCGAGCTGGACCTGCTGGCTTACGTCAACTTGAAACGCGCCGTGCCAGATTTCAACAGCCACTTCCCACCACCGACTGAGTTTCTCCGGCAGGGCTGGCGGTCGTTGTCGCTGATCGGACCAACGTTTGCTCGCGTGCTCTTCGCCCACACCGACGCGCCAGATTTCTTGCGCAATAACCTCGGCCGCTCCGTGCTGTTTGATGTGGGTGTCAGCCTATGA